The genomic interval GGCGAACTCGACGTAGACCACATCGTCGAGCCGCAGGAAACACCCCTCCTCCACCGCTACCCAAAAGTCCAGGGCCCCGGCCTCGCGGCTACCCAACACCATTCCGACCTGCTTCAAGCGACCCTCCGGTTTAGCCAAATAGCGTCTGTACGATCTTACGCCGAATCACTTCGCCCTGGCCCATATAACGCCCCAGAAACATCTCCAAAGCCCCTACCGCGATGAGATTCTGCGGGGCCCGGGGGTCACGGGCCGGCGAGGAGGCCATGGCACACAAAAGGCTCACGGAAAGATCGGCCAGCCGACGGGCTTCGTAGGGCTCGACAACCGTAGTCTCAACCCGCATCAGCCCAGCCCCGCCGTGAAAGGGTGCGCTGGGGCTAAGGGGCAACCTGATGTACCAGGAAAAGACGTCCACCCGACGGCCCATCCCATAACCGGGTAGCCGAAAGATGGGGGTGCGCTCGTAGGGCTCGAGCCGGTAAAGCAGAGCCTGCTCCTCAGGAGGCAAGTACAAGCCCGGCATGGTCTTGGTGTAGCCCAGCAGCGGATGCTGGGTGGGCTGCCCGGCGAGGTAGATCTGCCCATCCATCACCACCAGACAGCCATCGCCGCAAAGCGCCAGCGCCAGCTCGGCCTCGAGGCGGCGCATCACCTCGGTGACCTTGCTGCGCAGGTTTTGCAGATCGGCCGCTCGCGCGCTTTCGGGTTCATACACCAAACTCCCAAACCGCAGCGGCTCCACCTCCAGGCCCTCCGGGTGCAGGAGCACCCGCCGCATCTTAGGCTCCCCCGCCAAGCGAATCCCTGCGCCATCGCGCACCACAGCCCCGGCGGCCACCGTAGCGAGGATGGCTCGGTGCCCCTCTGGATCCACCACCACCGCATCCACCCGCTGGCGACCGTCCACCATGTACAGCACCGGCCAGTCCGACGGCGGGACCATGGCCGGGCGCTTGGCCTCCCACGCGGTTCCTTCGATGCCGGTCTTGACCTCCTCGCGGGCGGGGGTCTCTTCGAAGCCCACCTGGGGCAGGGCATAGTCAGGGTTCCAAGCCTCCAAGCGCCACTGCATGCCCCCAGCATAACTTAGCGCCGCCCCAAGGGTCAGCCCTGGCTCGGGGTGGGCTACTGATTCTTAGCCACGCACTCCTGCGCTTCCTTGAAGTCGTTTTGCAGCTCGAGGGCTTTCTGGCACTGGGCCTTGGCCCCGGCCTTGTCACCCAGTACCTCGTTGGCCTTGCCCAGCCAGTAGCGGAAGCTGGCGTTTTGCGGCTCCAGCGCCACGGCCTTGGTCAGATTGAAACGGGCCTTTTGCGCGTCGCCCAGCTCGAGGTAGACCCGACCCAGCCCGGCGTAAGCCTCGGGATAGCGCACCGGAGAGAGCGCCACCGCGTTTTCATAGGCGGCTCCGGCGGGCTTCCAGCTTTTCAGGCACTCCAATGCCTGCCCCTGGTAGACATAGACCTCGGCGTTGCCCGGAGATAAAATGGCGGCCTGGTTGAGGTGCGAGAGGGCCCCCGCACAGTCTTTGCGGGCGAGCAAAAAGGTACCGTACTTGAGGCGCAGGTCGGCGTCCTTGGGGTACTTGCCCACCGCGTCGTTGTAGACCTTGAGGGCCTCGTCGGGCTTGCCGCTGGCCACGTACAGGCTGGCCAACGTCGAACGCAGGGAAGGGTCATCGTCGAGGGCGATGGCCCGGTTGGCCGCCTCGATGGCCCGCTCGTACTGCCCCTGCAAGCCCAGCACCACCGCCCGCCAAGAGTAAATGGGGGCGTATTTGCTATTGACCCGCTCGGCATCGCGCAGCACGCTCAGGGCCTGGTCCAAGTTGCCCTTGGCCGCCTCGCGGTTCTCGGCGAAGCGGAAGGAGTCGGTGTAAGCCTGGGCCAGAGCGATGTAAGAGTTGATAAAAGTAGCGTTCTGGGCGATCGAGCGGCGCAGGTTCTCGATGGCCGCGGTCATCAGGCCCAGGCGCATCTGGTTGCGGGCCAGGAAGTACAAACTCTCCGCGCTCGAGTTACACTCCTTCACCGCCCGCTCAAAGAAGGGTTGGGCGGTCTCGAAGCGGCCCGCGTTGTAAAACTGCAAACCCGTGCGCAGGTTGCGCTGGCAGCTGTTCTGTGCGGAGGGGTCCGCCGCAGCAGTCTGGGCTATCGAGCCTGGCACCAGCACAAAGGCAGTGCCCACCAAGACTAAGCTCGTACGCACGAGGGTAGAAAACCACACACGCATCGTCTTCCTCCAAACCCTAGAGAATATACCGGGACAGGTCCGGCGAGGCCACCACGCTGGCTAAACGAGCCTCCACGTATTCCTTAGTAATCTCTACTTTTCCCAAGTCAGTCTGGAACGACACCTCTTCCAGCACCCGCTCGAGCACGGTGGAAAGCCGGCGCGCCCCGATGTCCTCGAGGTCGCGGTTGGCCGCGTGGGCGTATTGGGCGATGGCGCGCACCGCTTCGGGGGTAAAGTGAATCTCCGTGCCGTCCGCTTTCAAAAGTTCGGTATATTGCCTGAGCAACGAGGATTCGGGCTCGGTCAGGATGCGCTCAAACTCCTCGGCCCCCAGCGAGGACAGCTCAACCCGGATGGGAAAGCGCCCCTGTAGCTCAGGGATCAAATCGGAGGGCTTGGAGACGTGGAAGGCCCCGGCGGCGATAAACAAAACATGCTCGGTGGAGACCGGACCCAGCCGGGTAGAGACCACCGTGCCCTCCACCACCGGCAACAAGTCGCGCTGAACCCCTTCTCCCGATACATCCGGCCCGCCTACACTGCCCTGTCTGCGAGCCACCTTGTCGATCTCGTCGATGAAGACGATTCCGTCTTCCTGGGCTCGGCGCAACCCCTCTTGGGCCGCCTCTTCTTTGTCCACCAGGCGCTCGGCCTCCTGGTTTTTGAGGACCTCGAGGGCCTCCTTCACCCGCATCCGGCGACGCACCCGCCGCTGGGGTAGAAGCCCCCTGAGCATGTTGCCTAGGCCCTGCATCTGATCGCCGCCGCCCAACACCCCCATAAAGGGCAGTTGCGGTTCCTCATCCACCTCGATCTCCACCAGCTGCTCGTCAAAGCGCCCGGAGCGAATATCCAACACCGAAACCCGCAGCAACGCTGCCAGCTGCTCCTCGGCCTGAGCGGTGGCCCGCTCGGCCACTTTAGCCTTCAGCTCCTGCAAGACCATCTGGTAGCTGGCTTCGGCTAGGTCCCGCACGATGGAGTCCACGTCGCGGCCCACGTAGCCGACCTCGGTAAACTTGGTGGCTTCCACCTTGAGAAAAGGCGCCCCGGCCAGCCGCGCCAGGCGGCGGGCGATCTCGGTCTTGCCTACCCCGGTTGGTCCGATCATCAGGATGTTGCGGGGCACCACTTCACGGGCCAGAGCCGGGGGCAACCGCTTGCGCCGGTAGCGGTTGCGCAAAGCCACCGCCACAGCCCGTTTAGCCGCTTCCTGACCGATGATGTGTTTATCCAGCTCGCGGACGATCTCGGAGGGGGTCAAGTTCATAGGAGTATTCCCAAAAGCAAAGCGCCCAAAGTCGAAGGCCTCACCGTTCCTCTCCCACGACAAAGACGGTGGGGTTGCCGGTGGTGTACAGATCAATCTCTCCAGCGATGCGGATGGATTCTCGCGCGATATCCGCTGCGGAAAGCCCAGAGTGGCGCAACAGCGCTTTGGCTGCCGCGATGGCGTAGGGACCTCCCGAACCCACCGCCAGCACCGGCTCGTCGGGCGAGAGCACCTCCCCGTTGCCCGATAAAAGCAGCAGATTTTCCACGTCGGCAACGATTAACATGGCCTCCAGGTTCCTAAGCACCCGGTCGGTGCGCCACTTCTTAACCGTCTCCACCGCCGCCCGAGGCAGGTTGCCTTTGGCGACTCCCAGGGCCTCTTCAAAGTTCTCCAAAAGGGTCAGGGCGTCCGCCACGGCCCCGGCGAAGCCCACCAGGATGCCACCGCCTACCTCCAACCGGCGCACCTTGACGGCAGAAGTTTTCATGA from Meiothermus sp. Pnk-1 carries:
- a CDS encoding tetratricopeptide repeat protein, whose translation is MRVWFSTLVRTSLVLVGTAFVLVPGSIAQTAAADPSAQNSCQRNLRTGLQFYNAGRFETAQPFFERAVKECNSSAESLYFLARNQMRLGLMTAAIENLRRSIAQNATFINSYIALAQAYTDSFRFAENREAAKGNLDQALSVLRDAERVNSKYAPIYSWRAVVLGLQGQYERAIEAANRAIALDDDPSLRSTLASLYVASGKPDEALKVYNDAVGKYPKDADLRLKYGTFLLARKDCAGALSHLNQAAILSPGNAEVYVYQGQALECLKSWKPAGAAYENAVALSPVRYPEAYAGLGRVYLELGDAQKARFNLTKAVALEPQNASFRYWLGKANEVLGDKAGAKAQCQKALELQNDFKEAQECVAKNQ
- a CDS encoding ATP-dependent protease ATPase subunit HslU; amino-acid sequence: MNLTPSEIVRELDKHIIGQEAAKRAVAVALRNRYRRKRLPPALAREVVPRNILMIGPTGVGKTEIARRLARLAGAPFLKVEATKFTEVGYVGRDVDSIVRDLAEASYQMVLQELKAKVAERATAQAEEQLAALLRVSVLDIRSGRFDEQLVEIEVDEEPQLPFMGVLGGGDQMQGLGNMLRGLLPQRRVRRRMRVKEALEVLKNQEAERLVDKEEAAQEGLRRAQEDGIVFIDEIDKVARRQGSVGGPDVSGEGVQRDLLPVVEGTVVSTRLGPVSTEHVLFIAAGAFHVSKPSDLIPELQGRFPIRVELSSLGAEEFERILTEPESSLLRQYTELLKADGTEIHFTPEAVRAIAQYAHAANRDLEDIGARRLSTVLERVLEEVSFQTDLGKVEITKEYVEARLASVVASPDLSRYIL
- the hslV gene encoding ATP-dependent protease subunit HslV — protein: MEPMHATTILAVRKNGQTAIAGDGQVTLGQTIMKTSAVKVRRLEVGGGILVGFAGAVADALTLLENFEEALGVAKGNLPRAAVETVKKWRTDRVLRNLEAMLIVADVENLLLLSGNGEVLSPDEPVLAVGSGGPYAIAAAKALLRHSGLSAADIARESIRIAGEIDLYTTGNPTVFVVGEER